Part of the Bacillus mycoides genome is shown below.
GTTGTGAATTTTGAGGATATCAGAGGATTTGGTTTGAAGTCAATGAATAAGGAGATTTGAATGTAAACTAATGGGTAAAAGTTTACTTTCGATTCTTGAGTCATTTATAGCTAAATTTGTAATAAATTTCTCAATATAGATATACTTATCAATTATGGTTTTAATATTCAAAATTAATAAAAACTTAGGTATTATAAAAATATGATGGTTATCCCTTTTGTTTACTCCTTGTGCTAAAGATAAGATTGTGTTCCCGATCTTATCTTTTTTTTGTAGATTTTTGATACAAAAAAAGAATCCTTATAATAAGGATTCTGCAACAGGAAAAAACAAACATGTAATAATAAAAAGAATTACTTACATTATAATTTAAAAATAATACAAACACATCGAGAAAACTTCGAATGAATTTCTGTAAATCCCCTCATTTAAGTTTTGAGGATCAGGGTACATAAGAAACAGTAAACCCTTCACCACCTTTAGGATAAGGCCCAGGGGTACGGAAACGATTCGAGGTATGAGGGGCCACTCTGGAAAAGTATTCAATAATAAAAATCATAGGAAATGATAATTCCTACGATTTTTTGATTAGAATTCTCTAATATTAATTGCAAAATGTGGTTTGAATCTTACTTCAATTGCTTTTTTCTCTTCAGAGCACTGGATATGGAGTGTATCATTGCGAGTATAGACTCGTTCAACAAATTCCATATTAACGTCAAATACACATCCTTCATTATAAGAAAGACTTAATTTAATTGTATTCTCATAAACTGACATAATCATTACTAATTTAAATCCTAAGTGATCCATTTTACGATAAAGATACACACCTGCACCTTCAATCAAAAAGTCTTCTGGTTCACTCTCGAATAACTCTAATAGTTCGTATTCATCATATTTAATATCCAATGTTTATAACCAACCTTCTGCACCGTAAAAAAATTTTTTTATTTTTTCTTTGCGGGAACAGCAGTAATAACATCCCCGTTATCATTAAGTATAACATAACCTTCTGCTCTACTATATTTCCATGTGCCAGGCGTATCAGCTGGAGCACGAGAACCCGTTTTGATAATATCTTCAACTACATTAGGTGTCATACCACGAGGGTCAATTTTAGAAAATAGCTCGTTATATTCCGCAGAACCTAGTTTATATCCCTTTTTAGCAGCCATTTCCTTAGCTCTTGAATTAAGCTCCGCTCTTATTTCAAGAGTATCTGGAGCCATTCTTTCTAAAGCATACTCAGTATACTTTCGACCATTGATTACTCCTCCACCTCTTGGCATACTCCATCCAATACCTGAAGTTCCTTTTGTTGCATTTTCAATAGCCTTTCCTTTCTTTTCTAGGTCACCAATTTTTCCAACGATTTTTCCGACTACTCGGGATGTACCACCGGATACGACCGACAATGTGCCCCATTCATAATCTTCTGGACCGTATTTTTGACCTGTTACTAAGTTTTCACCTTTGATGAGTTGTCCAATTTCTATTCCTGTGCCAACTATAGGCGTCATACCCAATACGAATGATAAATCTCCGTCATTCTTGCGGTCATATATTCTAGATGGGTCACCACCTAAATCACGTAGGGCATTACTTAAATCAATATTTCCAACATTGATGGCTGCAGCAGATACATCAATCTTATGACTTGCTATTCTATTAGCGGAGTCCATAAATGTATTTGCAACATGTTTGCAGTACCCTTGCTCAAATCATAATAAACGTGATATATCCATTTTTTAATATAATATTAAAAGTGGATATACTTAAATGCATATCCACTATCAAGAAAGTATATATTTTAACCTTCTACATACTTACTTCCTATTTATATACTTACCTTCGCTTCTCCAAAATCCTGTTTTTTAATTAAATCTAAGTAAAAATGTGAGACAGTTGTATTGTAATAGGGAGAAATGAAAATAAATGATAGATTAAATGTAAACATCCCTATAAATGCGGCTAATAAAAACCAACCAATAAATGATAACCAAAGAACAAATAACTTTAGCTTTTGTCCTTTCATTATTCTTTTACTTTCTCTCAATGCTTCACTTGCTGTATAATCAGGATTCTCTACTAATATGTAATACGACATGGAATAAGAAAAATATTTAATAATACCTGGAACAATAAATAATAGGCTCCATAAAAAAAGAAAAACAGCTTGCAACAGGCCCAATTTTATTGATCTAAACAAATTGCTTTTCTTAAACCCTAGAAATACATCGTCCACTTTAGCTTCTTCATTTTTCCCTAAATGTAAGGTGAAAGCAGAATATCCATAATTAAAGATGCCTTGTATGGAACTGTAAATTAAGAAACAAATAAGTCCTAAAAAAATATAACTTAGAATAAGTAAAACTAGTGCAGTAGGGTCTACTTGGGGTTGCCCACTAATTGAATAAACAAAGATTACATCCAAACCAATTACCCCAATAAACAGGCCAACTATTAAATACATGAATGTCGCGATTGCTGATGCACTAAGAGTAGGTACAAAATAGTTTAACGCTGATACTCCTATACCTACCCCCCATTTACCATCTAACGAATTAAGTGCTGCTTTCTTTAAATTTCTTGTCATACTTGTATTCCCTCCTTTTTTCTTATTTTCCTTTACTGAAAAAATAAAAGAACTTGTAGCAGGCCCCGCTACAAGTTCTTTTAGCCAAATACTTTAGCTCATCAAAAAAATATTTATTCTGCACAATCGGGGGTAATGCCTAAAATATGGTTTGTTAACATCATTATATAACATAATTATGAATTTTTGTTAAAAATTCTATATATTTAGACAAATAATTCTCCACTTTTTTACTTATTTTCATGTAGTTTTATCTATTGAAAATAAGTAAAAAACCTCTGCACCATTTCAATCAAAAGATTATTTAATAAACATTAAAAGACCACCTATAAAATTTAACAGGTGATCTTTTTTGTGATTTTGCACTTGTGCACTACTTTAAAAATATATCACAAATTTATCTAGTCTCCTAAACATTTGAATCTATGAATTTATACAGAGATAATAAATTTGTTTGAACAGGAAAAAAACAATATTCAGAATTTTTTGGGGTGGAACAGTAAAAAAGCAATCTTTATATGTTTTACTTAACCTTGAAGATATTATGCATCCCCTAATTCTATGTGTAAACGTAAAAAGACCGCCTATTACGAGCGGTTACTTTTCTTAGTACATAAACAAAGGATGCAAAGTGCAACAAAAAATATAGGTAACAAAATTATAAGTGATAGCCTTACGACAGAGTCTTCATAAAACAAGTATCGAATCATAGGTATATCCCAATACGAAACTTTTAAAACTGCAACTGTATTTTCTCTCGATGTTTCATTTAATTTTGTACCTATAACTTTTCCGTATACAGTAAATTCTCCAATATAAGCTGGATCATCGACATGAAGGAAAGGTGTATCACCTTCAAGCTCAATGTCCGTAGATTTTACATTAGGATATGTATCTTTAATTTTTTCTTTTAATATAGCTAAATGGTTCTGGTGCAAAAATATTAGTTAGAAACCTAGAGTAGCAATTTCCTCTACATTTCTAGCCTATGAAGCTAAACCAAACAGTTTATGAATAAATTGTTTTTGATTTTGGACAGACTTGTCCAGTAAAACAAGTTGTCCTTTTTTCATCATATGCATGGCTTCAACACCACTCAATATAGAAATTGCTGTTTTAAACGACTTTAACCCTAACATAGAACGAACTCGCCTTTTAATAAACCGGTGGTCTTGTTCCACTATATTATTGAGATATTTAGCTTGCCTTAGTTGCATGCCTTCAGGCATATGTTTCTCTTCTTTCAACTCTTGAATCGCTACAGGATAAGCAGGGTTCTTATCCACTGTTATCACGCGAGGTTTAGAAACATACGAAAAAGCCAAGGCTTTCTTGAAAAAACGCTTGGCTGCTTGTTTATCTCTTGATTTACTTAGATAAAAATCAATTGTATAACCCTCTGAATCAACTGCACGATATAAATACATCCATTGACCTTTTACTTGAATATAGGTTTCATCGACTCTCCACGAGTCATTTGTTGATTTAAGATGATGTCGTACTTTCTCTTCTAATTGAGGTCCATATTGATGAACCCAGCGCATAATTGTTGTGTGAGCAATTGATAATCCTCTTTCCTCCATCATTTCCACCAGGTTACGGAAGCTCAAATTGTACCGTAGGTACCACCTTACTGTTAATAAGATGAGTTCAGGCTGATAATGCTTCCATTTAAATAAATTTTCTTTTTCCATACTGATCACGCACCTTTTTTAGAGTCATACTATCAGTATGTCCAAGTTTAGGAGATTACTTGCAAGAGTCTTGCGATTTTTGCACCAGAACCAGAATCCCCTTATAAACGGTTCACTAATGTTTCTTTGCTGGCTTTTTAGGGTACAGTATACTTTCTACTAATCAATTAATTGCGCTATTAAGCGCATTCTTGTTAACCATAATACATTACTTGCAAACAAATGTCATAACATTATATTTTAATCAAAATTATTTAGTCCTACTTAAAAACAATTTAGAACAAAGACTATAAAACAGTCATATAATTATCAATTTCATGTTGATACCAACAGAAAATCAATACATCTCGCCCGCATTTAACATTGACATATCAACTGAGATTAACATATCAGCTGAAGTGCACCAACTTTATCACTAGTATCCATCGATTAACATCAACAAGCAGACACTTATCAAAAATATTTGTGCCTATCTATACCTCAAGATCTATATTAGTTGAACATTAGCTTATTGCAACGGATTGTACGGAAGTATGTTAATTAATAAACTAGCATTGAAACATTTTCAATGCTAGTAAGATATAAAAAAGAAACAACATGAAACTATCAATCTCATGTTGATACCAATGAAAAGATAACTGATTTTCAATCCCTCATTTGTTATTAACATGTTAACCGAGATTAACATGTTAAGTGATTATTTTCTCTTGTTATCAATATCATTCTGATTAAGATTGACATAACATTAACAATTCGGTGTCGAAAAAGA
Proteins encoded:
- a CDS encoding DUF975 family protein — its product is MTRNLKKAALNSLDGKWGVGIGVSALNYFVPTLSASAIATFMYLIVGLFIGVIGLDVIFVYSISGQPQVDPTALVLLILSYIFLGLICFLIYSSIQGIFNYGYSAFTLHLGKNEEAKVDDVFLGFKKSNLFRSIKLGLLQAVFLFLWSLLFIVPGIIKYFSYSMSYYILVENPDYTASEALRESKRIMKGQKLKLFVLWLSFIGWFLLAAFIGMFTFNLSFIFISPYYNTTVSHFYLDLIKKQDFGEAKVSI
- a CDS encoding IS6 family transposase, with product MEKENLFKWKHYQPELILLTVRWYLRYNLSFRNLVEMMEERGLSIAHTTIMRWVHQYGPQLEEKVRHHLKSTNDSWRVDETYIQVKGQWMYLYRAVDSEGYTIDFYLSKSRDKQAAKRFFKKALAFSYVSKPRVITVDKNPAYPVAIQELKEEKHMPEGMQLRQAKYLNNIVEQDHRFIKRRVRSMLGLKSFKTAISILSGVEAMHMMKKGQLVLLDKSVQNQKQFIHKLFGLAS